A stretch of Natronococcus sp. CG52 DNA encodes these proteins:
- the sufC gene encoding Fe-S cluster assembly ATPase SufC, which yields MARLELSNLHAEVADGDEKILEGVNLEVESGEIHALMGPNGSGKSTTAKVIAGHPAYEVTEGEVLIHLEEGEFGEDIEIDEDQRTWNLLELEPNERAALGVFLGFQYPAEIDGVTMTNFLRTALNAKIEEREELFEDEESEEEEADEGFETSPMEGPADEGEVGVAEFQQILQEKMEQLDMDEKFAQRYLNAGFSGGEKKQNEVLQAAILEPSIAVLDEIDSGLDIDRLQDVSNGINALRDEQGTGILQITHYQRILDYVEPDHVHVMLDGQIAKSGGPELAEELEDKGYDWVRDEVYGTA from the coding sequence ATGGCACGCCTCGAACTATCCAACCTGCACGCGGAAGTGGCGGACGGTGACGAGAAGATTCTCGAGGGGGTCAACCTCGAGGTCGAGTCGGGCGAAATCCACGCCCTGATGGGGCCCAACGGCTCCGGGAAATCGACGACCGCGAAGGTCATCGCCGGCCACCCGGCCTACGAGGTCACCGAGGGCGAGGTCCTGATCCACCTCGAGGAGGGCGAGTTCGGCGAAGATATCGAGATCGACGAGGACCAGCGTACCTGGAACCTCCTCGAACTCGAGCCCAACGAGCGCGCGGCACTCGGTGTCTTCCTCGGCTTCCAGTATCCCGCCGAGATCGACGGCGTCACGATGACGAACTTCCTCCGGACGGCGCTCAACGCCAAGATCGAGGAGCGCGAAGAGCTCTTCGAGGACGAGGAAAGCGAGGAAGAAGAAGCGGACGAAGGCTTCGAGACCTCGCCGATGGAAGGCCCCGCCGACGAGGGCGAGGTCGGCGTCGCCGAGTTCCAGCAGATCCTCCAGGAGAAGATGGAGCAACTGGACATGGACGAGAAGTTCGCCCAGCGCTACCTCAACGCCGGCTTCTCCGGCGGCGAGAAGAAACAGAACGAGGTCCTTCAGGCGGCCATCCTCGAGCCCTCGATCGCCGTCCTCGACGAGATCGACTCCGGGCTCGACATCGACCGCCTGCAGGACGTTTCGAATGGCATCAACGCGCTGCGCGACGAGCAGGGCACCGGCATCCTCCAGATCACCCACTACCAGCGCATCCTCGACTACGTCGAGCCGGATCACGTCCACGTGATGCTCGACGGCCAGATCGCCAAGAGCGGCGGTCCCGAACTCGCCGAAGAGCTCGAGGACAAGGGGTACGACTGGGTCCGCGACGAGGTCTACGGCACTGCGTAA
- the sufD gene encoding Fe-S cluster assembly protein SufD: MSTQVHANLTEEQVREISGGLDEPDWLLETRLEALEALEELDMPDVIRTPGRNWTNLHELDFESLVDPLNAAENKDQVGPEEVDVLPWSEAVQEHEELLKERFGSIVDPQENYLTALSTALFSTGTVVYVPEGVDAEDVTIRTEQNSRSLFNYTLVVTEKSSSVTILERQSTGEEQEEQYYSGIVEIDAGENSNVQYGSLQNLSEDAYNFTVKRGDTGTYATIDWIEVNLGSQLTKAGVSTELNGEGSETQIVGAFYGHNDQHFDLDAKVWHRAEHTTADLVTRGVTDDVARSVYEGVQDVGRDAWDTSSYQRENTLMLSDESEADASPKLIINNHDTEASHSATVGQIDQEDLLYMTSRGIDPRSARNMLVEGFFVPVLEEIAVDELREDLEDLVEARLRQRD, translated from the coding sequence ATGAGCACGCAGGTACACGCCAATCTAACGGAGGAACAGGTACGCGAGATCAGCGGAGGACTAGACGAGCCCGACTGGCTCCTCGAAACCCGCCTCGAGGCCCTCGAGGCCCTCGAGGAGCTCGACATGCCCGACGTCATCCGGACGCCGGGTCGCAACTGGACGAACCTCCACGAGCTCGACTTCGAGTCGCTCGTCGACCCGCTGAACGCCGCCGAGAACAAGGACCAGGTCGGCCCGGAAGAGGTCGACGTTCTCCCGTGGTCCGAAGCGGTTCAGGAGCACGAGGAGCTCCTGAAGGAGCGCTTCGGCAGCATCGTGGACCCGCAGGAGAACTACCTGACGGCACTCTCCACGGCGCTGTTCAGCACCGGAACGGTCGTCTACGTCCCCGAGGGCGTCGACGCCGAGGACGTCACCATCCGGACCGAACAGAACTCCCGCTCGCTGTTCAACTACACGCTCGTCGTCACCGAGAAATCGAGCTCGGTCACGATCCTCGAGCGCCAGTCGACCGGCGAGGAGCAGGAGGAACAGTACTACAGCGGGATCGTCGAGATTGACGCCGGCGAGAACAGCAACGTCCAGTACGGCAGCCTCCAGAACCTCTCGGAGGACGCCTACAACTTCACCGTCAAGCGCGGTGACACCGGCACCTACGCCACGATAGACTGGATCGAGGTCAACCTCGGCAGCCAGCTGACCAAGGCGGGAGTCTCGACCGAACTCAACGGCGAAGGCTCGGAAACGCAGATCGTCGGCGCGTTCTACGGCCACAACGACCAGCACTTCGACTTAGACGCGAAGGTCTGGCACCGCGCCGAGCACACGACCGCCGACCTCGTCACCCGCGGCGTCACCGACGACGTCGCCCGCTCGGTCTACGAGGGCGTTCAGGACGTCGGTCGCGACGCCTGGGACACCAGCTCCTACCAGCGCGAGAACACGCTGATGCTGAGCGACGAGTCCGAGGCCGACGCCTCGCCGAAGCTGATCATCAACAACCACGACACCGAGGCCAGCCACTCGGCGACGGTCGGCCAGATCGACCAGGAGGACCTGCTGTACATGACCTCCCGCGGCATCGATCCTCGATCCGCGCGCAACATGCTCGTCGAAGGCTTCTTCGTGCCCGTGCTCGAGGAGATCGCGGTCGACGAACTCCGCGAGGATCTCGAGGACCTGGTCGAAGCGCGACTGCGACAGCGCGACTAA
- a CDS encoding metal-dependent transcriptional regulator — translation MNTADQYLKAIYLAQRIEDGPASTGTLADLLEVSPASVNEMIGKLEGRDLVEHEKYKGASLTEEGLERAHDALQTYCIIERFLANVLEVEEFRDEARALESVIDDTVADRLDTIIDRPKECPDCFDPELDCCERLELVDGRAD, via the coding sequence ATGAACACCGCAGATCAGTATCTCAAGGCGATCTACCTCGCACAACGTATCGAAGACGGGCCGGCATCGACTGGAACGCTCGCCGATCTACTCGAGGTCAGCCCGGCGAGCGTCAACGAGATGATCGGGAAACTCGAGGGACGCGACCTCGTCGAGCACGAGAAGTACAAGGGAGCCAGCCTGACCGAGGAGGGTCTGGAGCGCGCACACGACGCCCTCCAGACCTACTGCATCATCGAGCGGTTCCTCGCGAACGTCCTCGAGGTCGAGGAGTTCCGCGACGAGGCCCGCGCGCTCGAGAGCGTTATCGACGATACGGTCGCGGACCGACTCGATACGATTATCGACCGGCCTAAGGAGTGTCCGGACTGTTTCGATCCCGAACTGGACTGCTGTGAACGGCTGGAACTCGTCGACGGCCGAGCGGACTGA
- a CDS encoding DNA-directed DNA polymerase, whose protein sequence is MTEAGQTGLAEFSGESSDRPDEEAAAVAGDGGGDSTAVIDVREETLPEPTGELELAVMQVDYTIAGYGDEERPIVHVFGRTSAGELEHVQVVGFRPYFYAPTETLERPPEDAYDRLTGSREVGEDGEPYESIRGEKLTKIFGQTPRDVGQVREDFEHYEADILFPNRFLIDKDVRSGIRVPERRADDDSLIVPHEEVEATGVDTEPRVQTFDIEVDDRSGFPEDGEEPIVCLTSHDSYRDEYIMWLYEAPVGDGEIPAEIEEYEPIEGPIDHEVRTFDEEEEMLEAFIEYVDRTDPDVLTGWNFEDFDAPYLLDRLEVLQGPHHEYDLEIDRLSRVDEVWRSNWGGPDIKGRVVFDLLYGYQRMVFSELDSYRLDAVGEAELGVGKERYAGDIGDLWEDDPTQLLAYNLRDVEICVELDRQQEIIPFWDEVRAFVGCKLEDAPTPGDAVDMYVLHEAHGRFALPSKGQQEGGEEYEGGAVFEPITGVKENITVLDLKSLYPMCMTTINASPETRVDPDEYDGETYVAPTEPEPIHFRKEPDGVMREMITELLAEREEKKSLRNEYEPGDPAYEQYDRQQGAVKVIMNSLYGVSGWEQFRLYDKEAAAAITATGREVIEFTETAANELDYRVAYGDTDSVMLELGPEVSKEEAIEQSFEIEEYLNDRYDDFAREDLNAEEHRFQIEFEKLYRRFFQAGTKKRYAGHIIWKEGKDVNDVDITGFEYKRSDIAPITKEVQHRVIEMVVREGDIEGTKEYLNEVIEDVRTGEVSLEEIGIPGGIGKRLDNYDTDTAQVRGAKYANRLLGTNFQRGSKPKRLYLDRVDPAFFERLEAEKGFDARTDPIYGAFKRDPDVICFEYEDQIPEEFEVDYDTMLEKTLQGPIERILEALDVSWDEVKSGQEQTGLDQYW, encoded by the coding sequence ATGACTGAGGCGGGCCAGACCGGACTCGCGGAGTTCTCGGGCGAATCCTCCGATCGGCCGGACGAAGAGGCGGCCGCCGTCGCCGGCGACGGCGGAGGGGACAGTACAGCGGTGATCGACGTTCGCGAGGAGACGCTTCCCGAACCGACCGGGGAACTCGAACTCGCCGTGATGCAGGTCGACTACACGATCGCCGGCTACGGCGACGAGGAGCGGCCGATCGTGCACGTCTTCGGCCGCACGTCCGCGGGCGAACTCGAGCACGTTCAGGTCGTCGGCTTTCGGCCCTACTTCTACGCGCCGACGGAGACGCTCGAGCGCCCGCCGGAGGACGCCTACGACCGGCTTACCGGGAGCCGCGAGGTCGGCGAGGACGGCGAACCCTACGAGAGTATCCGGGGCGAGAAGCTAACCAAGATCTTCGGTCAGACCCCCCGCGACGTCGGGCAGGTGCGCGAGGACTTCGAGCACTACGAGGCGGACATCCTCTTCCCGAACCGGTTTCTCATCGACAAGGACGTTCGCAGCGGGATCCGCGTCCCGGAGCGACGGGCCGACGACGACTCGCTGATCGTCCCCCACGAGGAAGTCGAAGCCACGGGCGTCGACACCGAACCGCGCGTACAGACGTTCGACATCGAGGTCGACGACCGCTCCGGCTTCCCCGAGGACGGCGAGGAGCCGATCGTCTGTCTCACCAGCCACGACTCCTACCGCGACGAGTACATCATGTGGCTCTACGAGGCGCCCGTCGGCGACGGCGAGATCCCCGCCGAGATCGAGGAGTACGAGCCGATCGAGGGGCCGATCGACCACGAAGTCCGCACGTTCGACGAAGAGGAGGAGATGCTCGAGGCCTTCATCGAGTACGTCGACCGGACCGATCCGGACGTCCTGACGGGATGGAACTTCGAGGACTTCGACGCGCCGTACCTCCTCGATCGGCTCGAGGTGCTTCAGGGTCCCCACCACGAGTACGACCTCGAGATCGATCGCCTCTCCCGCGTCGACGAGGTCTGGCGCAGCAACTGGGGCGGCCCCGACATCAAGGGCCGCGTCGTCTTCGATCTGCTCTACGGCTACCAGCGGATGGTCTTCTCCGAACTGGATTCGTACCGACTGGATGCTGTCGGCGAGGCGGAACTGGGAGTGGGCAAAGAGCGGTACGCCGGCGATATCGGGGACCTCTGGGAGGACGATCCCACGCAACTGCTCGCGTACAACCTGCGGGACGTCGAGATCTGCGTCGAACTCGACCGCCAGCAGGAGATCATCCCGTTCTGGGACGAGGTGCGCGCCTTCGTCGGCTGTAAACTCGAGGACGCGCCCACGCCCGGGGATGCGGTCGACATGTACGTCCTCCACGAGGCCCACGGCCGGTTCGCCCTCCCCTCGAAAGGCCAACAGGAGGGCGGCGAGGAGTACGAGGGCGGAGCAGTGTTCGAGCCGATCACGGGCGTCAAAGAGAACATCACCGTCCTCGACCTGAAGTCGCTCTACCCGATGTGTATGACGACGATCAACGCGTCGCCGGAGACGAGGGTCGATCCCGACGAGTACGACGGGGAGACCTACGTCGCGCCGACCGAGCCCGAGCCGATCCACTTCCGCAAAGAGCCCGACGGCGTGATGCGCGAGATGATCACGGAACTGCTCGCGGAGCGCGAGGAGAAGAAATCACTGCGCAACGAGTACGAGCCGGGCGATCCCGCGTACGAGCAGTACGACCGCCAGCAGGGCGCCGTGAAGGTCATCATGAACTCGTTGTACGGGGTGTCGGGATGGGAACAATTCAGGCTATATGACAAGGAAGCAGCGGCCGCGATTACCGCGACGGGGCGAGAAGTGATCGAGTTCACCGAGACCGCCGCCAACGAACTGGACTACCGGGTCGCCTACGGCGACACCGACAGCGTCATGCTCGAGCTCGGTCCCGAGGTCTCGAAAGAGGAGGCGATCGAGCAATCCTTCGAGATCGAGGAGTACCTCAACGATCGGTACGACGACTTCGCGCGCGAGGATCTGAACGCCGAAGAGCACCGCTTCCAGATCGAGTTCGAGAAACTCTACCGACGGTTCTTCCAGGCGGGGACGAAGAAACGCTACGCCGGCCACATCATCTGGAAGGAAGGAAAAGACGTCAACGACGTCGACATCACCGGCTTCGAGTACAAGCGATCGGACATCGCCCCGATTACGAAAGAGGTCCAGCACCGCGTCATCGAGATGGTCGTCCGCGAGGGCGACATCGAGGGTACGAAGGAGTACCTGAACGAGGTCATCGAGGACGTTCGGACGGGGGAGGTGTCGCTCGAGGAGATCGGCATCCCCGGCGGGATCGGCAAGCGACTCGACAACTACGACACCGATACGGCCCAGGTTCGCGGCGCCAAGTACGCGAACCGCCTGCTCGGGACGAACTTCCAGCGCGGGAGTAAACCGAAGCGACTCTACCTCGACCGGGTCGACCCCGCGTTCTTCGAACGGCTCGAGGCCGAGAAAGGGTTCGACGCCCGCACCGACCCGATCTACGGCGCGTTCAAGCGCGATCCGGACGTCATCTGCTTCGAGTACGAGGACCAGATCCCGGAGGAGTTCGAGGTCGACTACGACACGATGCTCGAGAAGACGCTCCAAGGGCCGATCGAGCGCATCCTCGAGGCGCTCGACGTTTCGTGGGACGAAGTGAAGTCGGGACAGGAACAGACCGGACTGGACCAGTACTGGTAA
- a CDS encoding ferritin-like domain-containing protein — MSLGQRVSSDHQLARLLQIGVVLEEVVESRAAHHLESLPADERQAIDDDVRELLAEAAEESAGHRERLEALVDELDAETVAYEEINALVDAQYGPPEDTDGVLYDQLCNEETAYKFYDDLIEAVEASDAEFAIDRDRLLETLYDIREEEREGVEEVTEIMERRA, encoded by the coding sequence ATGAGTCTGGGACAGCGTGTCTCGAGCGACCACCAACTAGCCCGACTCCTCCAGATCGGGGTCGTGCTGGAGGAAGTCGTCGAGTCACGCGCCGCCCACCACCTCGAGTCGCTGCCCGCCGACGAGCGTCAGGCGATCGACGACGACGTGCGGGAACTGCTCGCCGAGGCCGCCGAGGAGTCGGCCGGCCACCGGGAGCGACTCGAGGCGCTGGTCGACGAACTCGACGCGGAGACAGTCGCCTACGAGGAGATCAACGCGCTGGTCGACGCGCAGTACGGCCCGCCGGAGGATACGGACGGCGTCCTCTACGATCAGCTCTGTAACGAGGAGACCGCCTACAAGTTCTACGACGATCTGATCGAGGCGGTCGAGGCCTCCGACGCCGAGTTCGCGATCGATCGCGACCGGCTGCTCGAGACGCTGTACGACATTCGAGAGGAGGAACGGGAGGGCGTCGAGGAAGTGACCGAGATCATGGAGCGCAGGGCATGA
- the sufB gene encoding Fe-S cluster assembly protein SufB — translation MSSDQDHLKETDTEARFEFKKEENSAVRSDKGLTEEVIRMISEDKDEPDWMLERRLRALKQYQNMPMPTDWPGQPDLTELDIEEIVPYIRPDVDKREGVDDWTELPDEIKDTFDKLGIPEAEKNALSGVGAQYESEVVYQNMQEQWEEKGVVFMNMDRAVKEHPELVKEYFMTTCVPPSDNKFAALHGAVWSGGSFVYVPEDVTVEMPVQAYFRMNSEGMGQFEHTLIVAEEGSEVHYIEGCSAPKYGTHNLHSGCVEVFVGEDAHVQYSTVQNWSKNTFNLNTKRAICEENATMEWVSGSMGSKATMLYPCTILKGRGSTDTHITIAFAGEGQNIDTGAKVYHNAPDTSSTIESKSISKDGGRTNYRGLVHIADGAENSSTAVECDALMFDNESTSDTMPYMEIEESKVDVAHEATVGKIGDEDIFYLQSRGLDDDDAKKMIVAGFIEPITEELPIEYAVELNRLIELEMEGSLG, via the coding sequence ATGAGTTCCGATCAAGACCACCTAAAAGAGACAGACACTGAGGCCCGGTTCGAGTTCAAGAAAGAGGAGAACTCCGCAGTCAGATCCGACAAAGGCCTGACCGAGGAGGTCATCCGTATGATCTCCGAGGACAAGGACGAACCCGACTGGATGCTCGAGCGCCGTCTCCGCGCGCTCAAGCAGTACCAGAACATGCCGATGCCGACGGACTGGCCCGGCCAGCCCGACCTGACCGAACTCGACATCGAAGAGATCGTCCCCTACATCCGCCCGGACGTCGACAAGCGCGAAGGCGTCGACGACTGGACGGAGCTGCCCGACGAGATCAAGGACACGTTCGACAAGCTGGGCATCCCGGAAGCCGAGAAGAACGCACTCTCCGGCGTCGGCGCCCAGTACGAGTCCGAGGTCGTCTACCAGAACATGCAGGAGCAGTGGGAGGAGAAAGGCGTAGTCTTCATGAACATGGACCGCGCCGTCAAGGAGCACCCGGAGCTCGTCAAGGAGTACTTCATGACGACCTGCGTGCCACCGAGTGACAACAAGTTCGCGGCGCTCCACGGCGCCGTCTGGTCCGGCGGCTCGTTCGTGTACGTCCCCGAGGACGTCACCGTCGAGATGCCGGTTCAGGCCTACTTCCGCATGAACTCGGAAGGGATGGGCCAGTTCGAGCACACGCTCATCGTCGCCGAGGAAGGCTCCGAAGTTCACTACATCGAGGGCTGTTCCGCACCGAAGTACGGCACCCACAACCTCCACTCCGGCTGTGTCGAGGTCTTCGTCGGCGAAGACGCCCACGTTCAGTACTCGACCGTCCAGAACTGGTCGAAGAACACGTTCAACCTCAACACCAAGCGCGCGATCTGTGAGGAGAACGCGACGATGGAGTGGGTCTCCGGCAGCATGGGCTCGAAGGCAACCATGCTCTATCCGTGTACGATCCTCAAGGGTCGCGGCTCGACGGACACCCACATCACCATCGCCTTCGCGGGCGAGGGCCAGAACATCGACACCGGCGCGAAGGTCTACCACAACGCGCCCGATACCAGCTCGACCATCGAGTCCAAATCGATCTCCAAGGACGGCGGCCGCACCAACTACCGCGGTCTCGTCCACATCGCCGACGGCGCCGAGAACTCGAGCACTGCCGTCGAGTGTGACGCGCTGATGTTCGACAACGAGTCCACCTCGGACACCATGCCGTACATGGAGATCGAGGAGTCGAAGGTCGACGTCGCTCACGAGGCGACGGTCGGCAAGATCGGCGACGAGGACATCTTCTACCTCCAGTCGCGCGGACTGGACGACGACGACGCCAAGAAGATGATCGTCGCCGGCTTCATCGAGCCGATCACGGAGGAACTGCCGATCGAGTACGCGGTCGAACTCAACCGCCTCATCGAACTCGAGATGGAAGGTAGCCTCGGATAA
- a CDS encoding phospholipase D-like domain-containing protein produces MSRRRVEVALGLAVLAVTAISLPFAAGGATVVSSSEATPAAVDERQPPAAETPRRDGTDDLVCPRPTESVTAVPEPRIVELYPNPTTRGNVGEFLVVETPPETSLENWTITDGHTTAHLPSETVSGRVALSTAPEETRELTDDRVVELEGTLRLAVDGDELELRNGSKTVDAVSYDRAPTAERWHRQRDATERNRTTDGAGRGSWWPRDATCLPVSTADVDDATAFVLPDSPEVPRKAIRDADERLLLAGYTFTDDEIAAELVGAADRGVEVAVLLESGPVGGTPRATESVLETLEDGGVDVRVIGGEGARYRYHHPKYAVADDAVVVTTENWKPSGVGGESSRGWGVHVENAELAADLAAVFRADFEGWDTESGAAFRDGTSFVEDDPAPPRDFRTSHDPATVPVDSVELLLAPENAESRLRELLEGADDEILIKQASIDADVSLLEASVDAARRGVDVRILLDSTWYVEDENEALAADLERTVAAEELPLEVRLVDETDDFEKIHAKGVVIDRETAVVGSANWNENSLQHNREVLLALHSSEAASYYADVFESDWEGETWSLPIELSVTVISVLVCAALVGRRYVRFGAE; encoded by the coding sequence ATGTCACGTCGGCGAGTCGAGGTCGCGCTCGGACTGGCGGTCCTCGCCGTCACCGCGATCTCGCTTCCGTTCGCAGCCGGTGGCGCCACCGTCGTCTCGTCATCTGAAGCGACTCCAGCGGCGGTCGACGAGCGTCAGCCACCGGCTGCGGAGACTCCTCGACGAGACGGGACCGACGACCTCGTCTGCCCCCGGCCGACCGAATCCGTGACGGCCGTCCCGGAGCCGCGGATCGTCGAACTCTACCCGAATCCCACGACCCGCGGGAACGTCGGGGAGTTTCTCGTGGTCGAGACGCCGCCGGAGACGAGCCTCGAAAACTGGACGATCACCGACGGCCACACGACCGCGCACCTCCCGAGCGAGACGGTTTCGGGTCGGGTTGCCCTCAGCACTGCGCCCGAAGAGACCCGCGAGCTGACCGACGATCGAGTCGTCGAACTCGAGGGGACGCTTCGACTCGCCGTCGACGGGGACGAACTCGAACTCCGGAACGGATCGAAAACGGTGGACGCGGTGTCGTACGACCGCGCGCCGACGGCCGAACGCTGGCACCGCCAGCGAGACGCGACCGAACGGAACCGAACCACCGACGGAGCGGGCCGAGGATCGTGGTGGCCGCGCGACGCGACCTGTCTCCCGGTTTCGACCGCGGACGTCGACGACGCGACGGCGTTCGTCCTCCCCGATTCGCCGGAGGTCCCGCGCAAAGCGATCCGCGACGCCGACGAACGGCTCCTGCTGGCCGGCTACACGTTCACCGACGACGAGATCGCCGCGGAACTCGTCGGGGCGGCCGACCGCGGCGTCGAGGTGGCGGTCTTGCTCGAGTCGGGACCCGTCGGCGGAACGCCGCGCGCGACCGAATCGGTGCTCGAGACGCTCGAGGACGGCGGCGTCGACGTTCGCGTCATCGGCGGGGAGGGAGCGCGCTACCGGTACCACCACCCCAAGTACGCCGTCGCGGACGACGCGGTCGTCGTTACGACCGAGAACTGGAAGCCCTCCGGCGTCGGCGGCGAGTCGAGCCGCGGCTGGGGAGTCCACGTCGAAAACGCCGAACTCGCGGCCGATCTGGCCGCGGTCTTCCGGGCGGACTTCGAGGGGTGGGACACCGAGTCGGGTGCGGCGTTCCGAGACGGTACTTCGTTCGTCGAGGACGACCCCGCTCCGCCCCGCGACTTCCGGACGAGCCACGATCCCGCGACGGTGCCGGTCGACTCGGTCGAACTCCTGCTCGCGCCCGAGAACGCCGAGTCCAGACTACGGGAACTGCTCGAGGGCGCCGACGACGAGATTCTAATCAAGCAGGCCAGCATCGACGCCGACGTCTCGCTGCTCGAGGCGAGCGTCGACGCGGCTCGTCGAGGTGTCGACGTTCGAATCCTGCTCGACTCGACGTGGTACGTCGAGGACGAGAACGAAGCCCTGGCCGCCGACCTCGAGCGAACCGTCGCCGCAGAGGAGCTTCCGCTCGAGGTCAGGCTCGTCGACGAGACGGACGACTTCGAAAAGATCCACGCCAAGGGGGTCGTGATCGACCGGGAGACCGCCGTCGTCGGCAGCGCCAACTGGAACGAGAACTCGCTGCAGCACAATCGGGAAGTGCTGCTCGCCCTGCACAGCTCGGAGGCAGCGAGCTACTACGCGGACGTCTTCGAGAGCGACTGGGAGGGCGAGACGTGGTCACTCCCGATCGAACTCTCCGTCACGGTCATCAGCGTACTCGTCTGTGCGGCGCTCGTGGGTCGGCGATACGTTCGTTTCGGCGCGGAGTAA